A region from the Xiphias gladius isolate SHS-SW01 ecotype Sanya breed wild chromosome 20, ASM1685928v1, whole genome shotgun sequence genome encodes:
- the pdcl gene encoding phosducin-like protein — MRSSVLGSLCALLLLLRQPACLGDEVTSNTVNPCCYFPCQHWGVCVRYGEDEYECDCTRTGYHGENCTVPEFWTRVRQFFKPSPDVLHYILTHFQWLWDIINHTFLREALMRLVLTVRSNLIPSPPTFNSKYGYLSWESYYNLSYYTRILPPVPDDCPTPLGVKGKAGLPDPELLVERLLKRRAFRPDPKGSNLMFAFFAQHFTHQFFKTYNRMGLGYTKALAHGVDAGHIYGDSLERQLQLRLHRDGKLKYQLIDGKMYPPTVADAPIRMSYPPGVPPEGQLAIGQEVFGLLPGLGMYATLWLREHNRVCDILKAEHPTWDDEQLFQTTRLIIIGETIKIVIEEYVQHLSGYLLNLKFDPTLLFNSHFQYGNRIALEFSQLYHWHPLMPDSFFINGDELSYAQFLFNTSVLTHYGIEKLVDAFSRQVAGQIGGGHNINAVVTKVAVGTIEESRQLRMQPFNEYRKRFNLKPYTSFRQFSDNEEIVSALEEFYGDIDALEFYPGLMLEKTRPEALFGESMVEMGAPFSLKGLLGNPICSPDYWKPSTFGGKVGFDIVNSATLKKLVCLNTRTCPYVAFRVPTEEQSQGGKSDSKVWTDELAVVMTTLDDKILGEKLQYYYSSSEDEGSDNEDEDGENKTIRDANVNEPEIDYSADGSAVNTGPKGVINDWRKYKQLEVEQKQEQKKEMERLIKKLSMTCRSDLDLEKDKEKQKEIQDKIKGKMTMQEYNMLQEEEDDEDFLQHYRMQRIEEMRRQLCRGKRFEQVYELNSGEDFLEALDKEDKSTLVMIHIYEPDIPGCEAMSGSLLCLAQEYPLVKFCSVRSSAISTSALFRDSALPALLVYKGGDLIGNFVRVTDQLGEDFFAVDLEALLQEYGLLPDKPPLVPKTVRNGAIIQNTVSDEDSDLDID, encoded by the exons ATGAGAT CCTCTGTTCTAGGATCGCTTTGTGCTCTCCTCCTGCTGTTGCGGCAACCTGCATGCTTGGGTGATGAGGTTACCTCCAACACAG TGAACCCGTGCTGTTATTTCCCCTGCCAGcactggggtgtgtgtgtaaggtaCGGTGAGGACGAGTATGAATGTGACTGCACTCGCACCGGCTACCATGGAGAAAACTGCACTGTCC CGGAGTTTTGGACCAGGGTACGTCAGTTCTTCAAGCCCAGTCCAGATGTGTTGCATTACATTCTCACACATTTCCAATGGCTCTGGGACATCATCAACCACACCTTCCTACGGGAGGCTCTCATGCGGCTGGTACTCACAG TCAGGTCCAATTTAATTCCAAGCCCTCCAACCTTTAACTCAAAGTATGGCTACCTCAGCTGGGAATCCTACTATAATCTGAGCTACTACACTCGGATTCTGCCCCCGGTGCCAGACGATTGCCCTACACCTCTGGGAGTTAAAG GCAAGGCTGGGCTGCCTGACCCTGAGCTGCTAGTTGAGAGACTGCTGAAGAGAAGAGCCTTCAGACCTGACCCCAAGGGCTCCAACCTCATGTTCGCCTTCTTCGCACAGCACTTCACCCACCAGTTCTTTAAGACCTACAATCGCATGGGCCTGGGCTACACTAAGGCTCTAGCACATGGG GTGGATGCAGGGCACATTTATGGAGACAGCCTGGAACGTCAGCTCCAGCTCAGGCTTCACAGAGACGGAAAACTCAAGTATCAG tTAATTGACGGCAAGATGTACCCTCCTACTGTAGCTGATGCGCCTATTAGGATGAGCTACCCTCCTGGCGTCCCCCCTGAGGGTCAATTGGCTATCGGTCAGGAAGTGTTTGGACTGCTCCCCGGTTTGGGGATGTACGCCACGCTGTGGCTGAGAGAGCATAACCGAGTCTGTGACATCCTGAAAGCAGAGCATCCCACCTGGGACGACGAACAGCTTTTCCAGACCACGCGCCTCATCATCATCG GTGAGACCATAAAGATCGTGATAGAGGAGTACGTACAGCACCTCAGTGGATACCTGCTGAATCTGAAGTTTGACCCCACGCTGCTGTTCAACTCCCACTTCCAGTATGGGAACCGCATCGCTCTGGAGTTCAGCCAGCTCTACCACTGGCACCCCTTAATGCCCGACAGCTTCTTTATTAACGGAGATGAACTGTCATACGCACAGTTCCTCTTCAACACTTCTGTTCTCACACACTACGGCATTGAGAAGCTGGTGGACGCTTTCTCTCGGCAGGTTGCTGGCCAG ATTGGCGGGGGCCATAACATCAATGCCGTGGTGACCAAAGTGGCTGTGGGAACCATAGAGGAGTCCCGCCAACTCCGCATGCAGCCCTTCAACGAGTACAGGAAGCGTTTTAACCTCAAGCCGTACACATCGTTCAGACAATTCAGTG ATAATGAAGAGATAGTCAGTGCGCTTGAAGAATTCTACGGTGACATTGATGCCCTTGAATTTTATCCCGGCTTGATGTTGGAGAAAACACGTCCGGAGGCACTATTTGGAGAGAGCATGGTGGAGATGGGCGCCCCCTTCTCCCTGAAAGGCCTTCTGGGAAACCCTATATGTTCTCCAGATTACTGGAAGCCCAGCACTTTTGGAGGCAAGGTCGGCTTTGACATAGTGAACTCTGCCACACTGAAGAAGCTGGTATGTTTGAACACCAGGACATGTCCGTACGTGGCGTTCAGAGTTCCAACGGAGGAGCAGTCGCAAGGAGGGAAAAGTGATAGTAAAGTATGGACTGATGAGCTA GCTGTTGTCATGACGACTCTGGACGACAAGATACTGGGAGAGAAGCTGCAATACTACTACAGCAGCAGTGAGGATGAAGGCAGCGacaatgaggatgaggatgggGAGAACAAGACCATCCGGGACGCTAACGTCAATGAGCCTGAGATAGACTACAGCGCCGATGGAAGTGCTGTCAACACAG GACCAAAGGGTGTGATCAATGACTGGAGGAAATACAAACAGCTGGAGGTGGAGCAGAAACAAGAAcagaagaaagagatggaaagactAATCAAGAAGCTGTCGATGACCTGCCGCTCTGACCTAGACCTGgaaaaagacaaggagaaacaaaaagagattcAGGACAAAATTAAAGGCAAA ATGACCATGCAGGAGTACAACATGCtccaggaagaggaggatgatgaagacTTCCTCCAGCATTACCGTATGCAGCGCATTGAAGAGATGCGGCGCCAGCTCTGCCGTGGTAAACGCTTTGAGCAGGTCTATGAACTTAACAGCGGAGAGGACTTTCTGGAGGCTTTAGACAAGGAGGATAAAAGCACACTGGTCATGATCCACATCTACGAGCCAGACATCCCGGGCTGTGAGGCCATGAGTGGCAGCCTGCTGTGTCTCGCTCAGGAATACCCGCTCGTCAAGTTCTGCAGCGTACGCAGCTCGGCCATCAGCACCAGCGCACTGTTCAGAGACAGTGCTCTGCCTGCTCTGCTCGTTTACAAAGGAGGAGACCTGATCGGCAACTTTGTGCGGGTCACAGACCAGCTCGGGGAAGATTTCTTCGCTGTGGACCTGGAGGCCCTGCTGCAGGAGTACGGCCTCCTGCCTGACAAGCCCCCCCTTGTGCCGAAGACTGTTCGCAATGGAGCCATCATTCAGAACACTGTGAGTGATGAGGACTCTGACCTTGACATAGATTAG